In Catenulispora sp. EB89, the genomic stretch GCACGACGACCGGTACGGCGAGACAGCGCTGCTGGCCCTCGCGGCCCGGCTGGCACCCACGACCGCACCAGACCTCATCCACGCACTGACCGACCTGCTGGACTCCTTCGGCCACGGCCTGGACGACGACACCGCGCTGCTGGCGCTGAGCGTGTCGGCGGCAACGTCGCGGCCGGCAGATGGAGCATCGCAGTGAGGGAACTGACCATCGCCACACGCACCGACGGCGCCCGGCACGTCCTCGCGCTGGCGGGAGACCTGGACTTCCGCACCGCACCGCAGCTGCACGCCGCGGTACAGGCGCTGGCACTCGGCCCGGACCACGGCCTGGTCATCGACCTGAGCGGCCTGACGTTCTGCGACTCCAGCGGCATCACCGCCATGCTGGTCGCCCAAAGACTCGCCGCCGCCGCCGAAGCCCCGATGGCTCTGGCCGCGGTGCCCGGCCGCGTCACCCGGACCTTCAAGCTCGCCGGACTGGACCAGGTCTTCACGGTCCATGCGACCGCGGCCGAGGCCACCGCGGCGGACCTGACCTGAACCGCCACCGCGCCGAATCGGTCTGCGTCACCGCAGAGTCACCAGCGGCCGTACCACCGGCGCCGGCCGCCGGACCCGGCCGCGGCACCGCCGCGGATACCGAAGCCGATCAGCCAGAGGACGAACACGATCAGGGCCAGAATCACACCCATCGCCTGGCCTCCTTCTCCACAGGGCTCCGACAACGAACCGGAATTCTGGCGGCCCTGGAACCCGCGGAACCGTCCGATGGGCCTTGTGAGCAGTCGCGGCGGTTCGAAACAGGTGAAATGAGACCGGCGTTTGTTTGGCCTGTCGGTAGTCGGACACGCGGCACGGGCAGAGCGGCGTCACGCCGTGCACCAGCCGGTGCACCCGTCTGGCCCCCGACCCCGGCCGGGAGCGGGTTCACGAAGCCAAGAACCGCGATGGAGGCTCCATGAGTGACGTGACCCAATCGGTCGACGTGAACGTGCCTGTCAGCACCGCCTACAACCAAGGAACTGCGCGCCGTGCAGAACACCCCGATCCCGAACTAGCACCGATATTCCTTCACTCAGGTTCCGTTTGGCCGCAACGAATTGGGTACCCGGCGCGGGCAAGACCAATTCCCGAGAATCCGTCCGGAAAAGCGTCTCGCCATACCGGCTTGCAAAAGACCGATACCGCGCACGTGTTGAATTCCGGCCTTTGGGCATGCGGAGCAAATGACTGAGAAATCCGACCGTCCGACCGGCGCTGCGATACAGCTGGCGCCGGTGCCGGGCGCGCCGGGTAGGGCACGAGAATTCCTGACGCGATTCGTCGGCGCCGAAGGTGCCGAACAATACGGTGAGGACGGCCGGCTCGTCATCAGCGAGCTGGTCACCAACGCGGTGCAGCACGGCGCCGGCACGGAGATGTCCGTCGATCTGGAGCTGACCGGAGCGGGGCTGGAAGTCGGGGTGTACGACGACGGGCCCGGCGAACCCCGCATCACCCCCGCCGCGCGGCGGGAGACCGGCGGTCGCGGCCTGGTGGTGGTCGCGCGGATCGCCCAGGAATGGGGAGTCCAGTTCGCCGAGCGTGGCGGCAAACGTGTCTGGTGCCTGTTGGCGGTACCGCTCAGCCAGGTCTGCGCCACGGCGCCATCGATGTGATCCCGCGAGAGACGTTCTGGAGGCTCTGATGGCTGTGCCGCTTCGCATCGAGCAGGTACTGACGTTCGGCGTGGAGGAGGAGTTCGTCCTCGCGGACGCCTCCTCGCGCATCACGGTCCCCCGGGCGCCGGAAGTGCTGGAGAAGATGACGCGCCAGCTCGGGCCGCGAGCGCAGCAGGAGTTCTACGCCACGCAGGTGGAGATCAACAGCAAACCGCATCTGTCGGCGGCGAAGTTGCGAACAGACCTCGCCGAGGCGCGCCGGATCGCGGCCGACGCCGCCGCCGACGCCAGCTGCCTGCTGGTGGCCTCGGGCACCGCGGTTCTCACACCCGGTTCACTGGCCGTCATGGACGAGCCGCGCTACCACCGGATGGCGACACGGTTCGCCTCGCTGGTGGCGAGTTCGGACAGCGAGCTCAGCGGCTGTCACGTCCATGTGGGAACGGTAGATCCGGGCGAGGCGCTGGCGGTGTCGGCGGGGCTGCGTCCGTGGCTGCCGGTGGTCCAGGCGCTGGCAGCGAACTCGCCGTTCTCCGCGGGGCGCGACCGGGGCTGCGCCAGCTGGCGCGGGATGGACTACCGGCGGTGGCCGACCGTGGGGCCGGCACCGGCGCTGGACGAGGCCGGATACGAGGCGGCCGTGGCCGGGTTGGTCGCCTCCGGGACGATCCTGGATCGCAAGATGCTGCTGTGGTACGCGCGGCCGTCGGATCGGTGGCCGACACTGGAGGTGCGGGTCACCGACGTCAACGCCGACCTGGACGTCACGATGCTGGTCGCGGTCCTGGTGCGGGCCCTGGCCACCACGGTGCTGGCCGAAGTCCGCGCCGGCGTGAAGCCGGAGCAGATCGCCGACGCGCAGCTCGTCGACGCCCACGACCAGGCGGCACGGCACGGGATGGACGCGTTCGCCGCGAACCCGGCCGGCGAACGCGTCCCGATGACCACCCGACTGGCCGAGCTGACCGATCGCGCCCTGCCGGGCCTTCGGGCCGCCGGAGACGTCGACCTCGCCTACCGGCTCATGGATGCCGTGTACGCGCACCGAACGGGTGCGGAACGGCAGCGGGCCTGGTTCGCCGCGCGGTCGTCGCTGGCGGACGTCGTGGACAACCTGGCCCGCACCGCGGTGACGCCCTGATCGACGGTGCGGATGACGGTGCGGATGACGGTGCGGACGACGGGTCGGAGTCCGGCCGGCCCGACCGACCCAGCCGGTCCGACCGACCCAGCCGGCCCGACCCGGCTCCATCACGGTTTGAGCGATCACACGGCGCGATTCCGGTTTGGAACCCGGTGGCGCGGTCACCCGGTGATCAACAATCGATCCTCGGGGCGTGTTCACCGGGAGACGGACGAGACTGGTGATCAACATGCTTCTGACTTCGACGAGACCCCGGCTTCCCGCGCATCGCGGTGACCTGTCGGCCGGTGTGGTGCGGGCTTACCAGGGAGGCGGGAAGCTCCCGGACCCGGCGGCGGCCGACCGGGCCGATCCCTATGGCGAGGACCTCCAGCTCGCTCTCCACCTGTGCTACGAGCTGCACTACCGCGGCTTCGAAGACGTCGATGACGGATGGGAGTGGGACCCGGCCCTGCTTCGGCTGCGAGCGGCGTTGGAGCAGCGGTTCCTGGCCGCCTTGCGCGCCGACGCACCGCGGGCCGACGATCTCGAGACGGCGCTGGCCGGGATGCTGGTCGACCCCGTCGACGGCTACGGAGTCTCCTACTTCCTCAAGGACCACGGAGAGCTGTGGCATCTGCGCGAATACGCGGCGCAGCGTTCCCTCTACCACCTCAAGGAGGCCGACCCGCACCTGTGGGTGATCCCCCGGCTGACCGGCCGCGCCAAGGCCTCGATGATGGCGGTGGAGTTCGACGAGTTCGGTGGCGGACGCCCCGAGCGGATGCACGCGACCCTGTTCGCCAACCTCATGACCGACCTGGGGCTGGATCCGCACTACGGCCGCTACCTGAACGCCGGCTCGGCCGAGGTCCTGGCGACCGCGAACGTCATGTCGCTGTTCGCCCTGCACCGCAGCCTGCGCGGCGCCCTCGTAGGCCACTTCGCGGCGCTGGAGGTCACCTCTTCACCGGCGTCCAGACGCATCGTCCAAGCGATGGAGCGCCTCGGCGCCGGACCGGCCGCGGTGCTGTTCTACGCCGAGCACATCGAGGCCGACGCCGTACACGAGCAGATCGCCCGCCACGACATCGCCGGCGGCCTGCTCGCCGACGAGCCCGAACTCGCGGCCGACCTGGCATTCGGGGCCGCAGCCACCGGGTTCCTGGAGGAACGCCTCGCCGACCAGCTGATCGGTGCGTGGCGAGCCGGCCGGAGCTCACTGCGCGACGCGCTCTGACCGAAGGAGTTCGGCGGCCCCGGCTCAGAATCCTTCGCACCGTGCGTTCCACAGCGCCCGGCGCGAGTGGCGCCACGTCCGCGACGAACAACGCGTGCTCGCCGCGGGATCCCGGCGCCGCCACCACCTCGGGCAGCGAGCAGAGCGTGGTGACAGCCGGTCGTTTGTGCTCAAGGACGCTGGGCACTGTGAGTCCCGCGAACCACCGCGTTCGCAAGATGCCCCGACCGAACGACACCTGGAGCGACGATGACAACCCGACAACCGATGCAGCTCGGCATGGTGGGGCTCGGCAGGATGGGGGCGAACAT encodes the following:
- a CDS encoding STAS domain-containing protein, with amino-acid sequence MRELTIATRTDGARHVLALAGDLDFRTAPQLHAAVQALALGPDHGLVIDLSGLTFCDSSGITAMLVAQRLAAAAEAPMALAAVPGRVTRTFKLAGLDQVFTVHATAAEATAADLT
- a CDS encoding YbdK family carboxylate-amine ligase; translation: MAVPLRIEQVLTFGVEEEFVLADASSRITVPRAPEVLEKMTRQLGPRAQQEFYATQVEINSKPHLSAAKLRTDLAEARRIAADAAADASCLLVASGTAVLTPGSLAVMDEPRYHRMATRFASLVASSDSELSGCHVHVGTVDPGEALAVSAGLRPWLPVVQALAANSPFSAGRDRGCASWRGMDYRRWPTVGPAPALDEAGYEAAVAGLVASGTILDRKMLLWYARPSDRWPTLEVRVTDVNADLDVTMLVAVLVRALATTVLAEVRAGVKPEQIADAQLVDAHDQAARHGMDAFAANPAGERVPMTTRLAELTDRALPGLRAAGDVDLAYRLMDAVYAHRTGAERQRAWFAARSSLADVVDNLARTAVTP
- a CDS encoding ATP-binding protein; its protein translation is MTEKSDRPTGAAIQLAPVPGAPGRAREFLTRFVGAEGAEQYGEDGRLVISELVTNAVQHGAGTEMSVDLELTGAGLEVGVYDDGPGEPRITPAARRETGGRGLVVVARIAQEWGVQFAERGGKRVWCLLAVPLSQVCATAPSM
- a CDS encoding iron-containing redox enzyme family protein; translation: MLLTSTRPRLPAHRGDLSAGVVRAYQGGGKLPDPAAADRADPYGEDLQLALHLCYELHYRGFEDVDDGWEWDPALLRLRAALEQRFLAALRADAPRADDLETALAGMLVDPVDGYGVSYFLKDHGELWHLREYAAQRSLYHLKEADPHLWVIPRLTGRAKASMMAVEFDEFGGGRPERMHATLFANLMTDLGLDPHYGRYLNAGSAEVLATANVMSLFALHRSLRGALVGHFAALEVTSSPASRRIVQAMERLGAGPAAVLFYAEHIEADAVHEQIARHDIAGGLLADEPELAADLAFGAAATGFLEERLADQLIGAWRAGRSSLRDAL